The sequence below is a genomic window from Mycobacterium sp. ITM-2016-00316.
CTGCACAATGGGAAGTTCGTGCGCAGACGGCGAGAGGCCGCGCTGCGCACCCCGGTCGGCCCGCAGCACCGGCCCACCGGACAGGATTCGCCCGATGCGGGCAGTGAGGACGAGAGAACAGCATGAGCGATCTGGTGGCGCCCAGCCGGCGCACGCTGGTGATCATCCCGACCTACAACGAGCGGGAGAATCTCCCGTTGATCGTCGGGCGGGTCCACGCCGCTCAGCCGGACGTCCACATCCTTGTCGTCGACGACGGCAGCCCGGACGGCACCGGCGGGCTGGCCGATGAGCTCTCGCTCGCCGACCCGGACCGCATCCATGTCATGCACCGGGTCAGTAAGGACGGGCTCGGAGCGGCCTATCTGGCCGGTTTCGCCTGGGTCTGAGCCGCGAGTACACCGTCCTGGTCGAGATGGATGCCGATGGCAGTCACGCCCCGGAGGAACTGGGCCGGCTGCTGTCGGCCGTCGACGGTGGCGCCGATCTGGCGATCGGGTCGCGCTACGTGCCCGGCGGCACGGTGCGGAACTGGCCGTGGCGCCGGCTGGCGCTGTCGCGGACGGCGAACACCTATTCCCGGGTGCTGCTGGGCGTCGGCATCAACGACATCACGGCCGGCTACCGCGCCTACCGGCGCGAGGTGCTGGAGAAGATCGACCTGTCTGCCGTGGATTCCAAGGGTTACTGCTTCCAGATCGATCTGACCTGGCGGGCCATCAACGCCGGTTTCACCGTCGTCGAGGTGCCCATCACGTTCTCCGAACGGGAACTGGGCGTCTCCAAGATGAGCGGGTCGAACATCCGCGAGGCGATGTTCAAGGTCGCCGAGTGGGGGATGCGCGGACGGCTGGATCGCGCCCGCGGCGTCAGCAGCAGGCCGGCTTCCCTCTAACGACCGCGAGCGTGCGTGTCCGCGGCCGGCACGGGTGCCGGCGCGCGATCACGCACGCTCGTGTGGTTCGCGTCGGGCGGCGTCAGCCGCGGCGACGGGTCTTGATGATGTCGAGGCGCTCCTTGAGCAGCTCTTCGAGCTCCTCCACCGAACGCCGCTCCAACAGCATGTCCCAGTGCGTCCGCGGCGGCTTGACCTTCTTGGGCTCGGGAACATCGCCGTCGATCAGCGTGCCCTCCATGCCGTTGCGGCAGGGCCAGGTACCGGGGATTTCGGCGTCGTCGGCGAACGGAACCTCGAACTCTTCACCGTTGTCGGTGCGGTAGCGCGCCACCTGGCGTGGCGCCAGGTCGTGGTTGCGGTCGGTCTCGTAGCTCACGGCGCCGAGCCGGCTGCCCCTCAGAACACGATCAGCCATCGTCCACTCTCCTCAATCACGCGCGATTTCGTCCGGAGCATCAACGCGGCGGACCCGCGTGAAGTTCCCGACTCAATCCACCAGGATACGGCAGAAGCTGGGCACCTCGGGTGCGGCGGTCTACAGTCGGCGCGTGACATCCGCAACGCCTGGTACATCCGCTGCGCGAAGGCGCAATCGGCCCCAGCCGTGTCGTTGGTGCGGCCGCGAAGTTCCCGATGCAGGCATGGGCCGACGGCGCCAGTACTGCAGGCAGTCCTGCCGGCAGCGCGCCTACGAACAACGCGCGCAGGTCAAGGGCACCTCGGTGGCGCCCGATGCGGTGGTGCTCACTGCCGATGAGGCCGCCGACCTCTCCGATCGCATCTACCAGGTCCGGTGTGCGGCCGAGGATGTCGTGACCGCCGCCGACGAAGGAGTCGTCGGTACCGAGCTGCGTGAGCTGTGTGAGGTGCTGCTACAGGCGGCGAAGGCCGCCGACGGCTGGCGTTGATGAAACCGGAGAGTGTGCGGTCGTGACCATCCCCACCCCTGATCGGCCGGCCGGCGTCTGGCGTTTCGCAGAGTTCGTGCTGGACACCCAGCGCTACGAGCTGCGCCGCGACGGCCAGTCGGTGCACGTCGAGCCCCAGGTCTTTGATGTACTGACCCAGCTGGTGTCCCACCACGACCGTTTTGTCACCAAGGAGGAGCTGTTCGACTCGGTCTGGGGTGGCCGATTCGTCGGCGAGGCCGCCCTGACCAGCCGGATCAAGGCCGCCCGCCGGGCACTCGGTGACGACGGCGAATCCCAGCGCTTCATCCGCACCGTCCGGGGCCGGGGCTACCAGTTCGTCGGCACCCTGACCGAGGACGTGGCCACCCCGCCCGAACAGGCCCCGGCACCGCGCCAGCACATCGCCTTCTGCCGCGCCGCCGATGGCGTGCGACTGGCCTACGCGGTGGCCGGGGACGGCCCGCCGCTGGTGCGGGCGGCCAACTGGATGACCCACCTCGGCTATGACATCGAGAGCCCGGTGTGGCGGCACTGGGTACGTGATCTCGCGCACGCGCACACCTTCATCCGCTATGACGAACGTGGCTGCGGACTCTCGGACTGGGATACCGGGGACTTCACCTTCGACGACTGGGTCACCGATCTGGAGTCTGTGGTCGAAGCGCTTGGCCTGGAACGCTTTCCGCTGCTAGGGGTGTCCCAGGGCGGCGCGGTCGCGGTGGCCTACGCGGCCCGCCATCCCGAACGGGTGTCCCATCTGGTGCTGTGCGGCGCCTACGCCCGCGGGCGGGCCGTGCGTGCGGTGGGCGAGGACGAGAAGCGGGCCGCAGCACTGGATCTGGACCTGGCCAGGGTCGGCTGGGGGCGCGACGATCCCGCGTTCCGGCAGGTGTTCGCCGCACAGTTTCAGCCCGACGGCACCCGCGCGGACTGGGAGGCGTTCGACCATCTGCAACGCCGCACCACCTCCCCGGAGAATGCGGTGCGATTCCTCGACGAGTTCGGCCGCATCGATGTGCGCGAGGACGCCCAGCAGGTTTCCTGTCCGACCCTGATCATGCATTCCGCCGATGACCGCCGCGTCCCGATGCGCTACGGCGAGGAATTGGCCACACTGATCCCCGACTCCCGACTGGTGGCGCTGCACAGCAACAACCATCTGCTGACCGAGAGTGAACCCGCCTGGCAGGTGTTCCGCACCGAACTCGCCGCGTTTCTGGTCTGATCGCGTTCTCCACCGAATCTCCATACAAAATTCATGCGCGCAGGGCCCGCGGCACAGCACGCTGAACAGATGAGAAAGTTGACCCGCACCCTGCTCGTCGGAGCCACCGCCACGTTGGCACTGACCGCCTGCTCGGGCGGCACCGAGACCGCGACCACCCCGTCACCGTCGGCAACCGAGACGTCGTTTCCGCCATCGGCCAAGTACATCGCCGACATGCCGGCGGCCGACGGCCGGACCATGACGATCGGCATTGCCGTCGACGGTGACCAGGTCGCGGCCTATGCCTGCAACGGTGTCGACGACGAGGCCTGGTTCTTCGGGGATCAGTCCGACGGTCGCATCGATATCACCGGCAAGTTCCGCGACACCCTCAGGGCATCGGTCGATGGTGCCGATGTGGTCGGCGATCTGACCATGGACGGCGTGGCCTACCGGTTCACCGCAGCCTCGGTGCCAGCGCCGGCGGGGATGTACACCGGCGAGGCCGGCGGGGTGCGGGCAACCTGGGTGGTGCGCCCGGGCGACTCGGCCACCGGGGTGCAGCATGAACCCGGAGCGAAATCCGCCATGGATTCGGACCTGTTGAGCGACGAAGATTTCCGCGACCAGGTCCGCAATGCCCGCACGCTGACGCCCGCCTCGCCCATCCTGTCGCTCCAGGAAGGGACGGGCACCGCCGACATCGACGGCCAGGTGGTCACGTTGCAGGTCGTCGACGGCGACTTCCGGCTCTAACAGGACAGCCGGACACCGATGCCGGGCGGTGCCTCCGATGCGGAAAGGCACCCGAATCCGTCGACGCCACCGGCACTCAGTCGCACCGCGGCGCGTTGGGCGTAGTTGACGCACAGCACCGCGTCGGTCTCGGCACGGCAGCGGAAGTCGCCGAATGCGACCGACGACCCGTCGGGAAGGGCGGCACCATCGCCGTCGACGAAGGGGCCCGGATCTCCGTGTTGGGATCCGATCTCCACGCTGGAGCCGTCGAAGTCGACCCAGTTGCCCTTCCAGACGGTGAACACATCGGGGGGCCGCGGCGGCGGATCGGTGAGGTCCACCAGGCAGGCCAGCAGCCCGTCCCGGTACTTCGGTGTGCTGATGCAGCTCACGGTGTCGGTGGTGAAGGCGATACCGCCGTCGAGTGTGGTGGTCACCCCGTCGCGGGTGACGGACCCGAAGTCGCCCGGCACGGCCGGCTCACTGTCCTCGATCCGGGAGATGACCTCACCGATCTCGGCGTCGGGTGCGATGGTTCCGGACGGTTGCGCGGCCCGCGATGTACTGCCGGGGGCGGCCGAAGCGCTGCTCGGGGCGCTCGATGACGGCACCGACAGCGGGGTGCGGGCGGTGGAACTCTCCGAATCCAGGGTCTGCGAACAGCCTGCCACCAGGGCAGACGTCATCAGTAACAGCACCAACCGCATTCGGCCAGGGTAGCGGGCGCGCCCCGACGCGGCGAACCGCCGGATCTTCGCTAACGTCGGCCACATGCACGAACACACCGTCCGGGTTCGTATCAACACCGGAACCATCGAGGGGTTCACCCGCAACGGCGTGCACCGCTGGCGGTCGATCCCGTATGCCAAGCCGCCGGTGGGCGCGCTGCGCTACCGCGCACCCGTTGCGGCCGAACCGTGGCCAGGGGTGCGCTACTGCCACGGGTTCACCTACTGCGCCCCGCAACAGAAGATGTACACCCTGCTCGGCGTGGGCAGATACCAGCCGATGAGCGAGGACTGCCTGACGCTCAACGTGGTGGCACCCGAGGAGCCCGACACCGAGGGCCCGCTCCCGGTGATGTTCTTCATCCACGGCGGCGGTTACATCATGGGTAGTTCGGCGACACCGATCTATGACGGGGTCGCGCTGGCCCGGCGCGGATGCGTCTACGTCTCGGTGAACTACCGGCTGGGCGCGCTGGGCTGTCTGGATCTCTCCGCGCTTTCCACGCCCGAGCATCCGATCGACGGCAACCTGTACCTGGCCGACCTGGTACTGGCGCTGCGCTGGGTGCGGGAGAACATCGCGGTGTTCGGCGGCGACCCCGAGAACGTGACGATCTTCGGTGAGAGCGCCGGCGCACATGCGGTTGCCACCCTGATGGCCGTCCCCGACGCCAAAGGGCTCTTTGCACAAGCGATCTCGGAGAGTCCCGCCAGCGGCATGGTCCGCACCGCCGAGGCCGCCCCGGTGTTCGCCGAGCAGTTCGCCGGCCTGCTGGGGGCGTCGGTGTCCGACGGCGCGGCGGCCGTGATGTCGGCACGCCCCGCCGAGCTGGTCACCGCCCTGGACAAGCTCATCGCACGCGGCGGACGCGACATGCCGGGCGCCTTCCCTGCCGGCCCCACCAGCGGCACCGAACTGCTGCCCGAGGATCCGTTGCACGCCATGCGGACCGGCACCGCGCACCGGGTGCCGCTCATCGTGGGCACCAACGCCGACGAGGGCAAGTTGTTCACCAGGTTCATGCAGCTGCTGCCGATGACCGAGCAGACCATCGAGATGCTGCTGGCAGACTCCGACACCGGCACCCGGGACCGCATCGTGTCGGCCTACCCGGGCTATCCGAGCAAACAAGCCTGCATCCGACTGGGTGGTGACTTCGCGTTCGGCACGGCGGCCTGGGACATCGCCGAGGCACACAAAACGCACGCCCCGACGTACTTCTATCGCTACGACTACGCCCCGCGCATCCTGAACTGGTCCGGTATGGGCGCCACCCACGCCACCGAACTGCTCGCGGTGTTCGGCATCTACCGGACCCGACTCGGCGCGCTGCTCACCGCCGGCGGGGACCGCGCCTCGGCGAAGCGGGTCAGCCGGGAAATACAAGCCAGATGGCGTGAATTCAGCCGCACCGGCAGCCCCGGCGAGAGTTGGCCCCGGTATGACGAGAGCATGCGCGCCGTGCTGGTGTTCGACCGCCGGACCCGGCTTGAATACGACCCGAACGCGGACCGTCGCCGCGCCTGGGAGGGTTTCACGCTGGCCGCCCGATAGCGGTTAGGAGCAACTGGCTGCGCCGCCGCGCCGGGTGTGGTTGTTTGGTCCGATGACGCACCCGCTGGACCCGCTGGGCCCCGACGAATTCACTGCTGTCGCTGAGATCCTGGGCCGCGAACACGGCGTCGGGGCGGGCTGGCGCTACGCGTCCATCGAGATGGCGGAGCCGGGCAAGGCCGAACTCGCGGCCTTCGAGAACGGCGGGCCGGTGCCGGCGCGCAAGGCCGTTGTCGTGTGCTTCGAGCGGTCCGCCAATGCGACCTACAAGAGTGTGGTGTCGCTGACCGACGGCCGGGTCGAGTCGTTCGAGCACGTGCCCGGCGCGCAACCGAACTTCACCGTCGACGAGTTCCTCGAGTGTGACCAGATGCTGCGCCGCCACCCCGATTTCCTCGCCGCCCTGGCCGGTCGCGGTATCACCGACATCGACCTGGTGTTCGTCGATACCTGGACCTACGGGGACGCCGTCATCCCCGACGAGTTCCGCGGCCGGCGGCTGGGTTGGTCGGACACCTGGCTCAAGGACGGGCCGGGGATGAATCCGTACGCGCATCTGGTCAGCGGGCTGCACTGCGTGATCGACCTCAACACCATGGAGTTGCTGCGCGTCGAGGACACCGTCAATGTCGAAACCCCGGCCGTGATGGGCGAATACACGCCGCGGCACATCCCGGAGCACATCCGCTCGGCCTCGCGCCGGGAACCGCTCAAACCGCTGCACATCACCCAGCCCGAGGGTCCGTCGTTCACCCTGGACGGCAATCTGCTGCGCTGGCAGAACTGGTCGCTGCGGGTGGGTTTCAACTACCGCGAGGGCATGACGCTGCACACCGTGCGGTACCAGGACGGTGACCGGGACCGCTCGGTCGCGCACCGGATGTCGTTCGCGGAGATGGTGGTGCCCTACCGCGACTCCTCGGTCGACCACTACCGCCGCACCGCGTTCGACATCGGGGAGTGGGGACTGGGTTTCATGACGCAGTCCCTGGAACTCGGTTGTGACTGCCTCGGCGAGATCCGCTATCTCGATGCCGTGCTGCACAACAGCAAGGGCGAGCCGTACACCATCACCAACGCGATCTGCATCCACGAGGAGGACGCCGCCGTCCTCTGGAAGCACGTCGACCATGACACCGGCGCCGAGGTGCGCCGGATCCGCAGGCTCACACTGTCGTTCCATGTCACGGTCGCCAACTACGAGTACCTGGTCTACTGGCGTCTCTACCAGGACGGCAACATCGAGTGCGAGGTGCGCGCCACCGGCATCATGGTCACCACACCGCTGGCGGCCGGGCAGCCGAACCCCAACGGCACCCTTGTCGATGAACGCACATACGCCCCCTTCCACCAGCACTTCCTGGTGGCACGGCTCGACCTCGACGTCGACGGCCCCGACAACACCGTCTACATGTCGGAGTCCTACGCCGAGCCGACCGGACCGGACAATCCGTACGGGCTGTCGCTGGTGACCCGCAATGTCGCGCTGCGCACCGAGGACGAGGGAAAGCAGGATGTCGACTTCGCCACCCAGCGCGGGTGGAAGGTGGTCAACACCAACGTCGTCAACGGCCTGGGCACCCACCCGTCCTACAAGCTGGTGCCCACCGGGGCGCTGCCCGCGATGTTCGACGCACAATCCCCGGTGTTGCGGCGAGCCAACGTCATCGGGCACGCGCTGTGGGTCACACCGAATCATCCCGGCGAGCGCTGGCCGGCCGGGGAATTCGTCAATCAGTCGGTAGCTGACACCGGCCTCGGCGAATGGACCAAGGCCAACCGTTCGATCGACAACACCGACGTGGTGCTCTGGTATGTCTTCGGCATCCACCACATCACCCGGCCCGAGGACTGGCCGGTGATGCCGGTTGATGTGGTGTCGTTCTGGCTGAAGCCGTTCGGTTTCTTCGACCGAAACCCGGCACTGGATGTGGCGGCAAGTCCCGGGGAATGCCATAAGAG
It includes:
- a CDS encoding RNA polymerase-binding protein RbpA; translated protein: MADRVLRGSRLGAVSYETDRNHDLAPRQVARYRTDNGEEFEVPFADDAEIPGTWPCRNGMEGTLIDGDVPEPKKVKPPRTHWDMLLERRSVEELEELLKERLDIIKTRRRG
- a CDS encoding alpha/beta fold hydrolase; protein product: MTIPTPDRPAGVWRFAEFVLDTQRYELRRDGQSVHVEPQVFDVLTQLVSHHDRFVTKEELFDSVWGGRFVGEAALTSRIKAARRALGDDGESQRFIRTVRGRGYQFVGTLTEDVATPPEQAPAPRQHIAFCRAADGVRLAYAVAGDGPPLVRAANWMTHLGYDIESPVWRHWVRDLAHAHTFIRYDERGCGLSDWDTGDFTFDDWVTDLESVVEALGLERFPLLGVSQGGAVAVAYAARHPERVSHLVLCGAYARGRAVRAVGEDEKRAAALDLDLARVGWGRDDPAFRQVFAAQFQPDGTRADWEAFDHLQRRTTSPENAVRFLDEFGRIDVREDAQQVSCPTLIMHSADDRRVPMRYGEELATLIPDSRLVALHSNNHLLTESEPAWQVFRTELAAFLV
- a CDS encoding carboxylesterase/lipase family protein, whose amino-acid sequence is MHEHTVRVRINTGTIEGFTRNGVHRWRSIPYAKPPVGALRYRAPVAAEPWPGVRYCHGFTYCAPQQKMYTLLGVGRYQPMSEDCLTLNVVAPEEPDTEGPLPVMFFIHGGGYIMGSSATPIYDGVALARRGCVYVSVNYRLGALGCLDLSALSTPEHPIDGNLYLADLVLALRWVRENIAVFGGDPENVTIFGESAGAHAVATLMAVPDAKGLFAQAISESPASGMVRTAEAAPVFAEQFAGLLGASVSDGAAAVMSARPAELVTALDKLIARGGRDMPGAFPAGPTSGTELLPEDPLHAMRTGTAHRVPLIVGTNADEGKLFTRFMQLLPMTEQTIEMLLADSDTGTRDRIVSAYPGYPSKQACIRLGGDFAFGTAAWDIAEAHKTHAPTYFYRYDYAPRILNWSGMGATHATELLAVFGIYRTRLGALLTAGGDRASAKRVSREIQARWREFSRTGSPGESWPRYDESMRAVLVFDRRTRLEYDPNADRRRAWEGFTLAAR
- a CDS encoding primary-amine oxidase, with amino-acid sequence MTHPLDPLGPDEFTAVAEILGREHGVGAGWRYASIEMAEPGKAELAAFENGGPVPARKAVVVCFERSANATYKSVVSLTDGRVESFEHVPGAQPNFTVDEFLECDQMLRRHPDFLAALAGRGITDIDLVFVDTWTYGDAVIPDEFRGRRLGWSDTWLKDGPGMNPYAHLVSGLHCVIDLNTMELLRVEDTVNVETPAVMGEYTPRHIPEHIRSASRREPLKPLHITQPEGPSFTLDGNLLRWQNWSLRVGFNYREGMTLHTVRYQDGDRDRSVAHRMSFAEMVVPYRDSSVDHYRRTAFDIGEWGLGFMTQSLELGCDCLGEIRYLDAVLHNSKGEPYTITNAICIHEEDAAVLWKHVDHDTGAEVRRIRRLTLSFHVTVANYEYLVYWRLYQDGNIECEVRATGIMVTTPLAAGQPNPNGTLVDERTYAPFHQHFLVARLDLDVDGPDNTVYMSESYAEPTGPDNPYGLSLVTRNVALRTEDEGKQDVDFATQRGWKVVNTNVVNGLGTHPSYKLVPTGALPAMFDAQSPVLRRANVIGHALWVTPNHPGERWPAGEFVNQSVADTGLGEWTKANRSIDNTDVVLWYVFGIHHITRPEDWPVMPVDVVSFWLKPFGFFDRNPALDVAASPGECHKS